TAATCTTACAGCGAGGAAAGATTGTCTCGACTGTTGCAGCGGATCAGAACTGTTTGTGTTATGAGAAGAGGACACTGGCTGTCTTAGGACTGTGGTAAGGAAACAACGCCGCTAGTTAACCGTGCTAATGCTAGTTTACCGCCGCCTGCCACTTGGAACGTTTAACTAGCTAACATAGCTTAACGTGTTAGCTTGTTTAGCAGCCGCATGCGTCCGTTCGTTTGACataacattttcaaatattagTAATGACCAGTTGGGAACAACTAAATATGAGTTAGTGTCGTTATCTATACATATGTTGTCTGTTACTCACATGTGTGGTGTGTCGGAGTTCCACGTTGCCACTGCTAACTTCTCTGTGTTCACTTACAGTCAAATTAGATATCTTAGCTAACGTACCGTTTTAACATCTGCTTGCCTGAAGTGTATTAGCTAATGAACCTGCCTAAAAAGTTCTTATTAACTTTAGCTTGATGTAAACAGCATGATATTATGACCACATTATTCATGCCCTGTGATGTAACAGTGTTTGCCCTTTTTGACCCCACTCCGTGTTTAGATTGGACACGATGGCTGCAGCCCCTCCACTCACACGGTCAGATTCAGCTCGAGGAGAGTTCTCCCCTCTGAAGCACTTTGTCGTGGCCAAGAAGAAGATAAGCGATGTGTTTGAGCAACTACTGAACTATGTGCAAGAAACTTCTGAGTTTGTAGAAGGTGAGATGATTTGTTTTGATCTGTTTTACCATTTGTCAGTCAGCTCTGGAAGGTAATATAAATTTTATTCGAAATCAGTTGTGTCAGTATTATAATGCTAAGAGCTGCAGAATCCTTTTATGTTAAAGAGAAGTCATTGTTGTTGTTCGTCTGTCAGTCCGCTCTCTGCCTCATGTTGtatggtctgtgtgtgtttgacagaaacCTGTGGGAATAAAGCTTTGGAGAACATCGCGAGTCAGGATCAAAAGCTGGAGATCCAGGCGTACGCTGACAAACTTGCTGTCATTAAGGAGGTGCTGGCACGCAGACACATGAAAGTGGCCTTTTTTGGCAGGTAAATACGTCAATACAAACACCTTAAATTTAGTGTATTGTAAAGAATATTGTTTAAACACTTTTCTGATGTGATTTccaaatgtacatttttcaaTAAGAGCAATCTTAACTGACGTAATTGTGGTGAAGTACAAGTCAGACTTGCCCCTCCCCAAATTATTCAGTCGGAAGTTTTGCTTtcacttttattctcttttaatTTGACTGCTAGGCTGGCCGTGACATTGTTCAGTCACTGCATTAATTATCTGTCGTTAAAGGCCATTCTACATGATTGAGTTAAACTGAGACACTCCCTATGCTTGATTCAGCAGTGAGGTAAAGTTTCACTGCAGTATCGTAAACCTCTTTACATTTACAAGGTTATCTACTCAGCCTGATCTTTTTACTGTATCCGaatgtctttttatttgcattcaAAGCTGTGCTAGAGGTTTTTGATtgaagcttttttaaaaaaaaaaaaaaccttgaataAAATCCTCTAAATGAGGtagcctttttttctttccttttaacAATGGAATCCACTTTCTTTAAAGAATAtaatttgtcagttttgtcagCCAAAATCCATGTACACAGCAGGCTAACCTAGTAAAGGCataaaaagtgatgaaataataattgTGCCCTTTGGGTTATTCCTACAGGCACGTGCCTTCCTTTGTGTGCGGCAAGCAGGAGAGCAATCAGTTTTTTAATGtagtgaaaatgttgtttttgaaaacCTAATCACCAACAAAaatgagctgaagctgaaactACAGACctacatgtttgtgttgcattaaCAGTTAACTAACTTAAGATTTGACATCTTAGGACTTTGTATTTGACTATTCTGAGAAGAATTTGAAGTATGAGCAAAGAATTTGGCTACACATTCAGCTAacaactgttttgtttgtttttaggacCAGCAATGGTAAAAGTACAGTGGTCAACGCCATGCTGAGGGACCGTGTGCTGCCCAGCGGGATTGGCCACACAACTAACTGCTTCCTGAGTGTGGAGGGCACTGATGATGACAAGGCTTACCTCAAGACGGAGGGCTCTGATGAGGAGAAGAGCATCAAGGTaaatgtactgttttttttttaatgagcgCTGGTCTGCCTCCAATTCACGTATTTGATACCTGGGATGTGCTTTGGGCAGCTTGTTCTCAACTATTTTGAACTATGTCTGCTAGACTAATTGGGGACaagtttttacacacacacaatcacaaccacacacacacacacaccagaatcTGGCCATCTTCACTAATCAGACCATCTGTTGCCTTCAGTCATTTGTCACCCAGTTGCAGTGATAATGAATGTTGGGATATCTAAGAAGTAATGTTGCTTTTCCTCACAGTCCTCTGTTGATTGACTGGTGTTCGCCCGGGTGCAGTCATAATAGAAaagcatctttttttgttgttgtggaagtGTTGTTGCACTCAGTTGGATCACACGGTTGAGCATACAAGCTGATAAGGGTTTTTCCTCACCCTGATACCAAGGCCAACTCATATGTTTGTATTGATTCTTCTACAGCTAGCGTGTAATAGTTTTATCAgtagtttgtttttctaaatcAAATGCATTCATAAAATGCCTATTTCAACTTTTTAGTGTAGTTATGCTAAGACCAATGAACAGTAATTCAAAAAGAAAGGGATAGAAGAccaataacacaaaaaaatttgtgattttataGCAGAAGTCCCCAAAATTTGCATGCCACCTTGTCATTTTTTACCTGCCAGCCATAATTTTGACATAGATAAGAATAATAATTTCCATTTGGCTGTTGGTGAGGGTTAATTTCCCAAACCTAAACCAAGCAAATGCTACCGGAGCCCATAGCCATGTGAACAGACACAGGTATGCAGGATATTCAAGGTGGTGTCAGGTGTCTGAAAGCCTGGCGTGGGAGACGTCGCTCTCTCTTCAGTTTAACTCACTGAGTGGCGATCTGTTGTCCTCTTATATTTTCTCACTAACCTGTCCATTGCTTTTACATGATACTGTCTGGAGTTTCTGAAATTAATGGGTGTTTTCTAGTGAAATGAAGATTAATAGCTGACCTTGTCTTAACATTAACAGCTGATAGTACAGGGATCCTTGTGGTgtaatacatacacacaaaaaaaaaacgcttaATAACGCGTCACTGCTAACTTATTGATCTTGACCTTATTGTCTGATATTGTAAACTATACCTTCCAGCTCTTGAAAATCGCAATTCttacaattaaaagaaaaatcctaTCACTGTATCGCAGTAGTTAGTGATTACTCTATTGGAAATTTGTAATTTTAAGAGGATAATAACACAAATGGTTGCAAAATGGTTTAACATTAGAGAAAAGTTATTACATTACCAACCATAACGTCAATCTGTTTACGCCTCTTCTGCAGACTGTAAACCAGCTGGCTCATGCACTCCACATGGATGAGAGTCTGGACGCCGGCTGTCTTGTCCGTGTCTTTTGGCCGAAGACCAAGTGTGCTCTGCTTCGAGACGACCTGGTGCTTGTAGACAGGTAACAGGATCTGTTAAACACACCAGGACCTTCTAGAGAAGTTTTAAAATATCAATTTGACAGTTTCTAGGATGTGAAAAAGTGTGATTTACACACATGAGACCGATAATGTGCAGAATAGAAATCAAGCTCAAGGGGATGTGTTACTTCACATATTTTGTAGTGTCATGCATTTGACCTCTTGACCTCTCTTCCACTCTGTAGCCCAGGGACAGATGTCACATCACAACTGGACAGCTGGATTGACAAGTTTTGCCTGGATGCTGATGTCTTTGTGCTGGTGGCCAATTCTGAATCCACACTTATGAACACGGTAACTAGAATCTGTTTACTGCTGTGTAGGTTCacataatatttattattatgcataAGGTgtgtaacaacaaaaacagcaagtAGAAAAATATAAAGGAAGATTAAAAGCAGGTACTGCATGTCAGGAAGCATAAATTGATAAGTGAAATATAATGCCTCTGAGCCTCATGAAGCTCATGTTTGGCCAGTAACCTGTGGAATTTGCGTCATGTGTTGGTTGTTAGGTTTGGCCATTGTTGTCAGTCAACTGTTAATGATTAGAATACACCTGCTTTTTCATCAGTAATTCACAGTGACACAGTAACTTGAGCcaaaaagaggagagatgacTTAAACAATCATAACTGACTGTGAAACAGCTCACTCACTTTGAATCGACGTACTGTAAGAGCAATCAAAGTAAGTTTTCAGTTATGTCGGTCACCTATGTATATGAAAGGGTCAGTGGATATGAGAAGGATCAGTTTGCTGCGCTGATCTGATTACAGAGTGGAGAATGTGGCTGCCTGTGTTTGCATACAACCACAGAGGCCCCACTCTTGTCTCTCTCGGCTCAGGCATTCATGCAATGTGAAGCTGGACACACTCAGTCACAGAGCTCCTTAACCCGGCAGCAGCTCTTAAAGGgaacgcaaacacacattccACGCTTGGCTATTCAGTGGAAACGAGCTAAGGTGTTATGTAAATAATGTAAGATTATCAAGTAGCAAAAAAAATGCGTCATGTGCCGGAGCCTGAAGTCTGGCTGGTTGTGCAAACATGAACTTTTTTATCCACACTGCAACACCACCATTGCCATCGTGATGAAACTggaacacacaaaaacagaaattaaagtCTGTGTTCCTGGATAGAGTTAAACACTcgatgtacagtacatgcatcCAATGTAAGTGCTGAATTTGAatcctttcatttttattgtgtaAATGCTAGCATATATTTTGATCTAGCATGGtgcttttttggtttttggttgtttgtgagaaaaagaggaaggaacGTATTGAAtgtattctttttgttttatttccaagaTTTGAACAAAGTTTAACACCACTCTTATCTCTCTTCATCCTTCTACCATCTAGGAAAAGCACTTTTTCCACAAAGTGAACGAACGTTTGTCGAAGCCCAACATCTTCATCCTCAACAACCGCTGGGACGCCTCAGCAAACGAACCAGAATACATGGAGGATGTGAGTCAACCCTCAGAACAATTGGTTGTTTGTGATGTCATAATTTTTTACCGATTTTTGCCAAAATTGATTAAACAAAATCAATTAAGATatgaaatcacaaaaaataGCGCGCCCTAAGAATGTGTTACTTGTTCCTCCAGGTGAGGAAGCAGCACACAGACCGCTGTGTGAACTTCCTGGTCGAGGAGCTGAAGGTTGTGGACCGCGACCAGGCACCCAACCGCATTTTCTTCGTGTCTGCCAAAGAGGTGCTCAACTCCCGCATGCAGCGTGCACAGGGCATGCCGGAAACAGGTGAGGCTTCACATTATAGCAGgtgatgctgtgtttgtgaaggGATGGAGAAACAGTGTTTATATGACTATATTTGATATTATTCACAACCAGGAAATGCTGTTTATCAAACCAGAGTCCTATCAACTAGAATCTGCAGTGTTTAAATTTTgaactagttttttttttttttttaattgaacaaaTTTTTTAGGAAAATAGTTGCATTCATGATGCAAATGATAAACAATGAAGAAAACTGTGGTTAtgctaattaaaataatcagaaGCATTCGTGCAATAAAAGATTTAGACACCATATGATCATTTTCCACAACAGGTGGGGCCCTGGCTGAAGGCTTCCAGGAGAGACTGAAGGAGTTCCAGAGTTTTGAGAGGCGGTTTGAGGTGGGTGgtggtgtttgtgtatgtgtgagtagGTGCGTGGTTGGttgcgtgtgtgtcagtgtcagagtcCTCTCCATATCTTCCAGTAATTTTATTACCACTTCTCAAATTAAAATCTATTTCCCGTCTGAATCCACAGAGACAGATTTCAGTTCAATAATTTTGTCATGCATGTGGTTAGGCACTGATATGTTCGCTTCCAGAAAGACATCTCAACGGGTGAAATCACTGTCAAGTCAAATCAAGCGAAAAGCTGCAGGTTGCATGGATGCTGATAAAGTGGATAAACAGTGCGGTGCTGGTGTATCATAAAGAGCAAAGCAGCATtggctgctgccgctgctcatTGCTGGGAATCACTCTTATGAGAAGTGGGGCTATTTTTCATTCGGTCAGACCAAGAAATACAGACAGTGGCTGCGTTATCAGGCTGTGAAGTTTACTCTATTGGTCAAGTTACAGTAACTCATTGGGCATTTGAGAAAGGTGCCATTGTGCATGTCTGAGATTAATGCATGCTGAAAAAACATGGCTAAAATGAGAAGCAACCAAAGTCCTTCTAACAGTAAGAATTAACCTGAGCAGTGGTTAGGGTTCCCCACCGACCATGCAACACGAAGCTGGTGACCCCAGGATCCTCGAGACCAATCACTGTGCCTTTTCCATCAACTTCCGTCTTCATTGCTGAAGTCTAGATTCACTGAGGCGAGGGCATCGGCTTGTTTTCATTCCACTTTGattctgttctgtcttttgaATTTTGATTGTTGAGttctcctttgttttgtctctctgtgttttgttgcatcTGGTTGTGATGTTTTGATTTTTACTAGCAGGAATTGAATTGTGCTCACACTGGGAGGAAATTGCCATAAAATGATTACAATCCTTAATATTGAAAGTCCGGCTGATTTTGCGCCACCTTTGTTACCGTGTTAACAGCAAGTGCAGTTTAAAACTACACATCCCATAACTGTCAGAGCAGCAAGCAGTTGTTGAGCATTCGTTAGAAATACAACACCAGAGGAACTGCTGTATCTGTTTATAGCGTAGACAAACAAACGCCAGTTGTATTAATAAAGAAGTTAATAATTGGCCTTTTCCCATGAAGTCATGACCAACCTGATCTCATAATGTACACAGTGCGATTACTTTTccacacaacagcaggacaCGATAAAGTTGGTTACCTTACTGATGAGTTGTACGTGTGCTgtctgttaaatgttaaaagttATCCGCTGACGACAAATGCTGAAATTGACTGTTTGCATTTGGAATAAATTTCGTGATCGCCGCTACAATACGAATTTGAAGCCGTTCAGTAGCAATAACTTCACACAGCTCTGGTACACCGTCAGGAGAGTGAACAGTAATCACTGAGCTTACTGTGGGTGCGATTGCACTGTTACTTGCGTGCATCCCGTGAAGGCACTTTGAATCTAGAGCAGAAGTGGCGGCCTCCGCAACTAGCAATAAAAACAACTCCATAGAGAGATGAGTACTGAATGTAACTACTGTACAATCAATTAACTAATCATAGTAGAGGACtttgagaattaaaaaaaggcaGCATTTGAGCAAGTTTGTTCCTGAATCCTGAAATCATCACTCTTTAAATGCAGTTAAAGAACAACAAATAGACAGCCGAAGTCATTGAACACGCAACAATATAATTTATCCCAGAATGACACAGTATTCCTActtttacatgttgtttttaaattttctttccCTTGCATTCTTGGTTGTATACActtgacatgttttgttttttttttattttgctgaggCTTCACAGACACATTACTGTGACTTTCCAATACGTGGGCTGTGGGACGCAagatacacacactgctgctgctttccttttcctctcttctcttaaGTTAAAGTAGCAGGTGTATATCTTGTCCTCTGTTCGTCCCCGGTAGTGTGTGAGTTCATGCACGCTATCCAGCAGTAGCCCATACATCTGTCACAGTAACTGGTGTGTTATGGCCTCGCAGGAGTGTATCTCGCAgtcagcagtgaaaacaaagtTTGAGCAGCACACTATCAGGGCCAAGCAGATCACAGAGAAAGTCAAGAGCATCATGGACGCCATCAACATCGAGGCGGCAGAGAAGAGGTGAGTGTCTCTCTCCAAACGTCCTTTCCCCTCTGCTCTGTTAGTGTGTCGATAGAGATGAAAGTCTGATGCTGGCAAAGTGACATCGCTTAATTTTGTCCATGCCATGAAGGGCTGGTAGAGGTTTATCTATGAAGCGGCAGAGAGAAAATGCATATGCATGATATTTTCTTTGATAATAGATGGATAAATGAGATTATAACTATTGATTTCTCAGAAATTCGACTGTGTTGCACGTTCACTATTCTTTTTGACTGTCATTGTTCAGCCACTAGTTGTGTTCGTGACTTATTTCCTGTTGGTGTGGTGGGGCTTTAGAGTGGcggctctggaggacagagagtaTCAGATGGACCGGCTGGAGTTTGTCAAGAATCAGCTCAACTTGCTGATCAGTGATATTAAGAAGAAGATCAAGGCCATCAGTGAGGACGTGGCGTGTAAGGTAATGTAGACGACAGCTGGTGGAAGCACTATTCACTGTTCtttactctttctttctttcttactgtctttttttatcttaCTTGCGTTTCATCCAGGTATCCACCGCCATGGGAGAGGAGATCTGCCGTCTCCACGTAATCGTCGATGAGTTCCACACTGACTTCCACCCATCACCACATGTCCTCAAGATCTACAAGTCTGTAAGTAGAGACGCAGATTAATTCCATCGGGTGTTTGGGGGATTACAAAGCAGCTGTGCCAGCTTACTGCTCTCAAACAATTGCTCTAAAACCTTTTTTATTGACTGCTTTCCGTGTGACCTCTGACTCTTGTTGCTGCTGGCAGGAGCTGCTGTCTCATGTGGAGGAGGGGATGGGCAAGAACCTGGCCTACCGCTGCTCCGACGCCGTCTATGCTTCTGTCCAGTCCTCTCAGAGATACATGATAGGTACTGAAAGTGCAGACATCCCTTTTGGAGTACTGAGTTGTCCACGTTTCAGTTGGCTCAAGAGTTaccaaaaacaaatctgttcaGTGAGCGCTTTAGCCCCAGTCTGTAGCCTTTACAAGTGAAAAATTCACtgccactactactactgctgctgctgctgctactactactactaataaaaAGTTGTGTGGCAGCGCACTGCAGTACTTTTGTACCTAATTATTTACTTTATaatgattatcattattgattaatcaaagTGAATCGACGTAGTGTGGGATTAGACTTAGGTTTGTCGTGGTCAAAACCAGctcatttttgatattttgtaaTCATGATTGTACCatcttaaaggaccagtgtgtaagatttcGGGACTCTAGAAtaaggcagaaatggaatatgaTAATCATAAgaatgttttcattggtgtataatcacctggaaataaggattgttgtgtttttgttacctttgaatgagtctgccatgtttctataGTAGCCTTAATTGGACAAACCGAACACTCGCTCATATTTTTTGCAAGTAATGTGGTCGCCATACGTTCTTCTACACCCTTTAAAAGGAAGGGTTAGGTGTGGGGTATTCATTTTGttacaatctgcaacctcactgctagatgccactaaatcctacacactgggcctttaataaagcagaaatcCCCAACTACTAAAAGGGATGGAAGAATAATGAAGATTGAAAGCTAAAAATGGATGATTGGCTGTCTGAAATTATTATTTCGTAACCTTTACTTGCTTAAAAGGCCAAGGAGGAAATcatattttcacagaaaatgacCTCAACTCACACCTCCAGGCCACCATTGTTTTTTCACCCGGAGTGTTGCCAAACTTGGTCGGATCCTGTTGGGCACTCGGGCGACGGTCTGCAGCACCCAGCGCCCTGCTATATTTACCTCCTCGCTGAATGCCATCATCCCATGGCCCATTATGCTGCAAATGCGTCACTGTGTCGAGCACACATGCAAGCTGTGCTCAGTGGCAGTGATGTCGGAAAGGTGTTAATGTGCCCTCTGATGAAAATGACTCAGgggaaaacaaaatcacattttatttcctgaCAGCACCCAAGGAGAGATAAATGAATTATTAGCTGTAAAATATACTTTtaccaaagtaaaagtactcattttgAAGACTAGTCCTTAAGGCAATTAAGGGTTACAGGTGAGTAGGGTAAAAATTTGAAGCGATAGCTGATACAGTAGCACCATGAAACTTCCCCTATTACATGCGGTTGgcagttcttttgttttaaagttGTTTATTTAAGTATGTAAATGCTTCATTATCGAACTAAATATGCACTAATTCACATGCATAGAAATCTGAACAATGGATAAAGCCAGGTTCTaaattattgtttcattttgttgacacTTAGagtcaatgttttttttaaaaggaatttTGGATTTCTCATTTTTTGTCACTCCATAAATCATAAAATACTCTCAAGCcataaaaatcaattttcacCCATGTTTTTAGGAATGAAATGTTCCATAATTCAGGCTTTGAATGACACAGGAACAAACCCCTCTGTAAAAACCTTGAGAATATACATGGAGAACAGAAATCTGAGctcaaataaatcactgaatgtgtattttggaaTTCTTTCCACTAGTCTGAAAGAAGACATGGAAGCAAAACAGCCAGAAATCTCAAAATTGGCCATGTATAAAAAAAACGATGATTTCGGTGTCTTGTCTGAAAGCGTTAAGCATATTTTCTGTTGTGCATCAGTGCATCTgatccctctttctgtctgttcctTTTGTAATTCTCACacttcatgttttctgtctctccagagAGCatgctccctctgctcccctctgTGGTTCAGAGCCAAGTCCACATGCTGGTGCCCAGCAGGAAGTTTGACCTGAGTTACGACCTGAACTGCGCCACGCTTTGCAGTGACTTCCAGGAGAACATCGAGTTTCAGTTTTCACTGGGCTGGACGTCGTTAGTCCACCGCTTCCTAGGATCTGTCAACGCACAGAGAGCGCTCAAACTGGTGGACCAGAACTTCCAGGTCCAGGCTACGGCTTCTTTGTGATGTTTAATGTCAATAATAACAAAAGTGTTCACGTAAACTCATATGATGAAAGTCTGATTTTGAAAAACTCTGCTGTCATTGATCAGGCCTCTCGACCAGCACTGCCCCTGGCCCGGACGCCCTCCTCAGGACCCCCCTCGACGATCGCCCCGCCCAACAACGAGACAGCCCTCATGACCCAGGAGGACCTGATGGTGGCCATGGCAACAAACGTGGCGTCCCTCACCTCCCGCACTTCAATGAGCATCGTCATCGTCGGAGGAGTGGTGCGTTGTTTTCCCgcattgtttttgcatgtcCGCATCCCCGATGAACGCATGTAGAGCATCAAACATAATGTCGTCTTTTGTTCTGTGCGTTTCAGCTATGAAGAATTAATTTTCCCCGTTGgggaaatattacatttaaatcagCTAATTTATCCCTTTTgtcaaaatttctgtttgtgtatttgttaaGGTGTACCGAGCAGTTGGCTGGAGGTTGATCGCCCTGTCAGCCTCACTGTACGGCCTGCTGTACCTGTACGAGAGACTCACCTGGACCACGAAGGCAAAGGAGCGGAGTCTGAAGCGGCAGTTTGTGGATTACGCTTCCGAGAAGCTGCAGCTCATCGTCAGCTTTACCAGCGCGAACTGTAGCCACCAGGTCCAACAGTAAGTCCTGATACAGCACATTTCGATATGAACGAGACAGACCGgtacatgaaatgtgttttctttttgatcaCATGAACATGATACAGAATGTGACATTTACAAAGTAAGATATTAACCAATTTAAGATGTTTTTCTGGTTCATGTCTACAGAAATTATAGCCATTTTCATCACTACAGCAGGACCAGTAAACCGATTCGCTACTCTTTATGTCATTTGATGCTATATTGTGTTTAGCTCCTGTATGATATCATTTTTGaatagtttgtttttcaggtcaATTTGCCTTTGATGGGGTAGAGGTGAAATCCACCCTGAAACACTTAACATTAAGCCTATTTGTGATATACTTTGTGCTCCTTTGTgagttttgttgtattttactgtgATAGAAATGGTTAAAAGTGTAAAATATGGCATTCCAAGACTCATCCCAAAAATTATGACTGGATTGAACATTAGAAATGGATAATGTTTTAAAGGGTGGCTTAATCCTTT
This DNA window, taken from Chelmon rostratus isolate fCheRos1 chromosome 4, fCheRos1.pri, whole genome shotgun sequence, encodes the following:
- the mfn1b gene encoding mitofusin-1b, with protein sequence MAAAPPLTRSDSARGEFSPLKHFVVAKKKISDVFEQLLNYVQETSEFVEETCGNKALENIASQDQKLEIQAYADKLAVIKEVLARRHMKVAFFGRTSNGKSTVVNAMLRDRVLPSGIGHTTNCFLSVEGTDDDKAYLKTEGSDEEKSIKTVNQLAHALHMDESLDAGCLVRVFWPKTKCALLRDDLVLVDSPGTDVTSQLDSWIDKFCLDADVFVLVANSESTLMNTEKHFFHKVNERLSKPNIFILNNRWDASANEPEYMEDVRKQHTDRCVNFLVEELKVVDRDQAPNRIFFVSAKEVLNSRMQRAQGMPETGGALAEGFQERLKEFQSFERRFEECISQSAVKTKFEQHTIRAKQITEKVKSIMDAINIEAAEKRVAALEDREYQMDRLEFVKNQLNLLISDIKKKIKAISEDVACKVSTAMGEEICRLHVIVDEFHTDFHPSPHVLKIYKSELLSHVEEGMGKNLAYRCSDAVYASVQSSQRYMIESMLPLLPSVVQSQVHMLVPSRKFDLSYDLNCATLCSDFQENIEFQFSLGWTSLVHRFLGSVNAQRALKLVDQNFQASRPALPLARTPSSGPPSTIAPPNNETALMTQEDLMVAMATNVASLTSRTSMSIVIVGGVVYRAVGWRLIALSASLYGLLYLYERLTWTTKAKERSLKRQFVDYASEKLQLIVSFTSANCSHQVQQEMATTFARLCQQVDQTQKELEAEIRQLTAKIDQLETVQSQSKTLRHKATELEKQLEAFTNQYLQPQQ